The following are from one region of the Oncorhynchus nerka isolate Pitt River linkage group LG8, Oner_Uvic_2.0, whole genome shotgun sequence genome:
- the LOC115133374 gene encoding splicing factor 3B subunit 2-like isoform X1 yields the protein MASDGPPGTEPMPSDLGSSVAALNTWSNPELQAKLGELGAPNMGPREEMLDRLKGYMMQTGMMLSKPNQGGDDKPMTTQVSTNRPYKMPGIPPMPPMPMPPMPPGMGMLQAMSMMAGGPPPPGMHMGMEPPGMPPGLSQEDQLKMVQQRAAMMMQHEERAKQQGDSRAMEEHMKEQELLEQQKRAAVMMEHERQQELAKMQHGGPGPRMSDPGPRPPGMMPPMMRGMNPPPPGINTGGMNPPPPGMSMMHTQRQRVPPPPGEDAREVWQGEEVGIGPKIPQALEKILQLKEIRQEQLSTAPTEEEEEEEEESREMEMNNSAPVLSETEEDDSSLSKKDKNRKRRNRKKKNKKRRVQEKRVQAVEKKEEDGGKEKEHEVEIEYVTEEPEIYDPNFIFFKRIFEAFKLTDDVKKEKEKEPEKKEAPTMLKKKGFEEETKDSDDSDDEIRTDVPKLSKKKLRRMNRLTVAELKQLVARPDVVEMHDVTAQEPKLLVHLKATRNTVPVPRHWCFKRKYLQGKRGIEKPPFELPEFIKRTGIQEMREALQEKEDAKTMKTKMREKVRPKMGKIDIDYQKLHDAFFKWQMKPKLSIHGDLYYEGKEFETRLKEKKPGDLSDELRIALGMPVGPNSHKVPPPWLIAMQRYGPPPSYPNLKIPGLNSPIPESCSFGYHAGGWGKPPVDETGKPLYGDVFGTNAGDFQAKAEEEEVDRTPWGELEPSDEESSEEEEEDESDEEKPDETGFFTPADSGLITPGGFSSVPAGMETPELIELRKKKIEEAMDGNETPQLFTVLPERRTGSGGAAMMASTHIYDVSGAMAGRKAGGGQESQGVEVALAPEELELDPMAMTQKYEEHVRNQEAQVEKEDFSDMVAEHAAKQKQKKRKAQPQDTRSGAKKYKEFKF from the exons ATGGCTTCCGACGGACCGCCGGGGACTGAACCCATGCCTTCTGACTTGGGGAGCTCTGTAGCGGCCCTGAATACATGGAGCAATCCGGAGCTTCAAGCCAAGCTAGGCGAGCTAGGCGCACCTAACATGG GCCCCAGAGAGGAGATGCTGGACAGGCTCAAGGGATACATGATGCAG ACTGGAATGATGCTCAGCAAGCCCAACCAAGGGGGTGATGACAAACCTATGACCACGCAGGTCAGCACCAACCGACCCTATAAG ATGCCAGGCATCCCCCCCATGCCCCCAATGCCCATGCCGCCCATGCCACCTGGTATGGGTATGCTCCAGGCGATGAGCATGATGGCGGGTGGACCCCCTCCACCAGGGATGCATATGGGCATGGAGCCTCCAGGCATGCCCCCTGGCCTCTCCCAGGAGGACCAGCTGAAGATGGTGCAGCAGAGGGCTGCCATGATGATGCAGCATGAGGAGAGGGCCAAGCAGCAG ggggATTCCCGTGCTATGGAAGAGCACATGAAGGAGCAGGAGCTTCTGGAGCAGCAGAAGAGG gCGGCAGTGATGATGGAGCATGAGAGGCAGCAAGAGCTCGCTAAGATGCAACATGGAGGACCAGggcccaggatgtctgacccggGGCCACGACCCCCTGGCATGATGCCCCCCATGATGAGAG GTATGAACCCACCCCCCCCTGGTATAAATACTGGTGGAATGAACCCACCCCCTCCTGGTATGTCCATGATGCATACCCAGAGACAGAGAGTTCCCCCACCGCCAGGAGAGGACGCCAGAGAG GtatggcagggagaggaggtgggcattGGCCCTAAGATCCCTCAGGCCCTGGAGAAGATTCTCCAACTAAAGGAGATCAGACAGGAGCAGCTAAGCACCGCTCCCACAG aagaagaagaagaagaggaggaggagagccggGAGATGGAGATGAACAACTCCGCTCCCGTCTTGTCTGAGACGGAAGAGGATGACAGTTCTCTCTCCAAGAAAGAT AAAAACCGCAAGCGCAGGAACCGCAAGAAGAAGAACAAGAAAAGGCGTGTGCAGGAGAAGAGGGTGCAGGCggtggagaagaaggaggaggatggagggaaggagaaagagcatGAGGTGGAGATCGAGTACGTCACTGAGGAACCGGAGATCTACGATCCTAACTTCATCTTCTTCAAGAGGATCTTTGAGGCCTTCAAG CTGACTGACGAtgtgaagaaagagaaagaaaaggagCCGGAGAAAAAGGAGGCTCCTACCATGTTGAAGAAGAAGGGGTTCGAGGAGGAGACAAAAGACAGCGATGACAGTGATGAC gagaTCAGAACAGATGTTCCCAAGCTGTCTAAGAAGAAGCTGAGAAGGATGAACAGACTGACTGTGGCTGAACTCAAACAG ttgGTGGCACGTCCCGACGTGGTGGAGATGCACGATGTGACGGCCCAGGAGCCCAAGCTGCTGGTACACCTGAAGGCAACCAGGAACACGGTCCCCGTCCCCCGACACTGGTGCTTCAAGAGGAAGTACCTCCAGGGCAAGAGGGGTATAGAGAAGCCCCCGTTTGAGCTGCCAGAGTTCATCAAGAGGACGGGCATCCAGGAGATGAGAGAGGCTCTGCAGGAGAAG GAGGATGCCAAGACCATGAAGACCAAGATGAGGGAGAAGGTTCGTCCCAAGATGGGCAAGATCGACATTGACTACCAGAAGCTCCACGACGCCTTCTTCAAGTGGCAGATGAAGCCTAAACTCTCCATCCATGGAGACCTATACTACGAG ggtAAAGAGTTTGAGACGAGGCTGAAGGAGAAGAAACCAGGCGATCTGTCAGATGAACTGCGTATCGCTCTGGGCATGCCGGTTGGACCG AACTCCCACAAGGTTCCCCCTCCCTGGCTGATCGCCATGCAGAGATACGGCCCCCCCCCCTCCTATCCCAACCTCAAGATCCCTGGACTCAACTCACCCATCCCAGAG agctgTTCGTTTGGTTACCACGCTGGTGGTTGGGGGAAGCCTCCTGTAGATGAGACAGGCAAGCCTCTGTACGGTGATGTGTTCGGGACTAACGCAGGAGACTTCCAG GCTAAggctgaggaggaagaggtagatCGTACGCCGTGGGGAGAGCTGGAGCCTTCAGATGAGGagtcttcagaggaagaggaggaagatgagagcGACGAGGAGAAACCAGACGAAACCGGCTTCTTCACACCGGCAGACAG TGGTCTGATCACCCCAGGAGGCTTCTCGTCAGTGCCTGCTGGTATGGAGACTCCAGAGCTCATCGAGCTGAGGAAGAAGAAGATTGAGGAGGCCATGGATGG GAATGAGACTCCTCAGCTGTTCACGGTGCTCCCAGAGAGGAGAACGGGCTCTGGAGGGGCAGCCATGATGGCATCCACACACATCTACGACGTATCGGGG GCGATGGCTGGTCGTAAGGCGGGTGGAGGCCAGGAGTCCCAGGGGGTGGAGGTAGCCCTGGCCCCAGAAGAGTTGGAGCTGGACCCAATGGCCATGACCCAGAAGTACGAAGAGCATGTCAGGAACCAGGAGGCCCAGGTGGAGAAGGAGGACTTCAGCGACATGGTGGCCGAGCACGCCGCCAAACAGAAG caaAAGAAGAGGAAGGCCCAGCCCCAAGACACACGAAGTGGTGCCAAGAAATACAAAGAGTTCAAGTTTTAG
- the LOC115133374 gene encoding splicing factor 3B subunit 2-like isoform X2 → MASDGPPGTEPMPSDLGSSVAALNTWSNPELQAKLGELGAPNMGPREEMLDRLKGYMMQTGMMLSKPNQGGDDKPMTTQMPGIPPMPPMPMPPMPPGMGMLQAMSMMAGGPPPPGMHMGMEPPGMPPGLSQEDQLKMVQQRAAMMMQHEERAKQQGDSRAMEEHMKEQELLEQQKRAAVMMEHERQQELAKMQHGGPGPRMSDPGPRPPGMMPPMMRGMNPPPPGINTGGMNPPPPGMSMMHTQRQRVPPPPGEDAREVWQGEEVGIGPKIPQALEKILQLKEIRQEQLSTAPTEEEEEEEEESREMEMNNSAPVLSETEEDDSSLSKKDKNRKRRNRKKKNKKRRVQEKRVQAVEKKEEDGGKEKEHEVEIEYVTEEPEIYDPNFIFFKRIFEAFKLTDDVKKEKEKEPEKKEAPTMLKKKGFEEETKDSDDSDDEIRTDVPKLSKKKLRRMNRLTVAELKQLVARPDVVEMHDVTAQEPKLLVHLKATRNTVPVPRHWCFKRKYLQGKRGIEKPPFELPEFIKRTGIQEMREALQEKEDAKTMKTKMREKVRPKMGKIDIDYQKLHDAFFKWQMKPKLSIHGDLYYEGKEFETRLKEKKPGDLSDELRIALGMPVGPNSHKVPPPWLIAMQRYGPPPSYPNLKIPGLNSPIPESCSFGYHAGGWGKPPVDETGKPLYGDVFGTNAGDFQAKAEEEEVDRTPWGELEPSDEESSEEEEEDESDEEKPDETGFFTPADSGLITPGGFSSVPAGMETPELIELRKKKIEEAMDGNETPQLFTVLPERRTGSGGAAMMASTHIYDVSGAMAGRKAGGGQESQGVEVALAPEELELDPMAMTQKYEEHVRNQEAQVEKEDFSDMVAEHAAKQKQKKRKAQPQDTRSGAKKYKEFKF, encoded by the exons ATGGCTTCCGACGGACCGCCGGGGACTGAACCCATGCCTTCTGACTTGGGGAGCTCTGTAGCGGCCCTGAATACATGGAGCAATCCGGAGCTTCAAGCCAAGCTAGGCGAGCTAGGCGCACCTAACATGG GCCCCAGAGAGGAGATGCTGGACAGGCTCAAGGGATACATGATGCAG ACTGGAATGATGCTCAGCAAGCCCAACCAAGGGGGTGATGACAAACCTATGACCACGCAG ATGCCAGGCATCCCCCCCATGCCCCCAATGCCCATGCCGCCCATGCCACCTGGTATGGGTATGCTCCAGGCGATGAGCATGATGGCGGGTGGACCCCCTCCACCAGGGATGCATATGGGCATGGAGCCTCCAGGCATGCCCCCTGGCCTCTCCCAGGAGGACCAGCTGAAGATGGTGCAGCAGAGGGCTGCCATGATGATGCAGCATGAGGAGAGGGCCAAGCAGCAG ggggATTCCCGTGCTATGGAAGAGCACATGAAGGAGCAGGAGCTTCTGGAGCAGCAGAAGAGG gCGGCAGTGATGATGGAGCATGAGAGGCAGCAAGAGCTCGCTAAGATGCAACATGGAGGACCAGggcccaggatgtctgacccggGGCCACGACCCCCTGGCATGATGCCCCCCATGATGAGAG GTATGAACCCACCCCCCCCTGGTATAAATACTGGTGGAATGAACCCACCCCCTCCTGGTATGTCCATGATGCATACCCAGAGACAGAGAGTTCCCCCACCGCCAGGAGAGGACGCCAGAGAG GtatggcagggagaggaggtgggcattGGCCCTAAGATCCCTCAGGCCCTGGAGAAGATTCTCCAACTAAAGGAGATCAGACAGGAGCAGCTAAGCACCGCTCCCACAG aagaagaagaagaagaggaggaggagagccggGAGATGGAGATGAACAACTCCGCTCCCGTCTTGTCTGAGACGGAAGAGGATGACAGTTCTCTCTCCAAGAAAGAT AAAAACCGCAAGCGCAGGAACCGCAAGAAGAAGAACAAGAAAAGGCGTGTGCAGGAGAAGAGGGTGCAGGCggtggagaagaaggaggaggatggagggaaggagaaagagcatGAGGTGGAGATCGAGTACGTCACTGAGGAACCGGAGATCTACGATCCTAACTTCATCTTCTTCAAGAGGATCTTTGAGGCCTTCAAG CTGACTGACGAtgtgaagaaagagaaagaaaaggagCCGGAGAAAAAGGAGGCTCCTACCATGTTGAAGAAGAAGGGGTTCGAGGAGGAGACAAAAGACAGCGATGACAGTGATGAC gagaTCAGAACAGATGTTCCCAAGCTGTCTAAGAAGAAGCTGAGAAGGATGAACAGACTGACTGTGGCTGAACTCAAACAG ttgGTGGCACGTCCCGACGTGGTGGAGATGCACGATGTGACGGCCCAGGAGCCCAAGCTGCTGGTACACCTGAAGGCAACCAGGAACACGGTCCCCGTCCCCCGACACTGGTGCTTCAAGAGGAAGTACCTCCAGGGCAAGAGGGGTATAGAGAAGCCCCCGTTTGAGCTGCCAGAGTTCATCAAGAGGACGGGCATCCAGGAGATGAGAGAGGCTCTGCAGGAGAAG GAGGATGCCAAGACCATGAAGACCAAGATGAGGGAGAAGGTTCGTCCCAAGATGGGCAAGATCGACATTGACTACCAGAAGCTCCACGACGCCTTCTTCAAGTGGCAGATGAAGCCTAAACTCTCCATCCATGGAGACCTATACTACGAG ggtAAAGAGTTTGAGACGAGGCTGAAGGAGAAGAAACCAGGCGATCTGTCAGATGAACTGCGTATCGCTCTGGGCATGCCGGTTGGACCG AACTCCCACAAGGTTCCCCCTCCCTGGCTGATCGCCATGCAGAGATACGGCCCCCCCCCCTCCTATCCCAACCTCAAGATCCCTGGACTCAACTCACCCATCCCAGAG agctgTTCGTTTGGTTACCACGCTGGTGGTTGGGGGAAGCCTCCTGTAGATGAGACAGGCAAGCCTCTGTACGGTGATGTGTTCGGGACTAACGCAGGAGACTTCCAG GCTAAggctgaggaggaagaggtagatCGTACGCCGTGGGGAGAGCTGGAGCCTTCAGATGAGGagtcttcagaggaagaggaggaagatgagagcGACGAGGAGAAACCAGACGAAACCGGCTTCTTCACACCGGCAGACAG TGGTCTGATCACCCCAGGAGGCTTCTCGTCAGTGCCTGCTGGTATGGAGACTCCAGAGCTCATCGAGCTGAGGAAGAAGAAGATTGAGGAGGCCATGGATGG GAATGAGACTCCTCAGCTGTTCACGGTGCTCCCAGAGAGGAGAACGGGCTCTGGAGGGGCAGCCATGATGGCATCCACACACATCTACGACGTATCGGGG GCGATGGCTGGTCGTAAGGCGGGTGGAGGCCAGGAGTCCCAGGGGGTGGAGGTAGCCCTGGCCCCAGAAGAGTTGGAGCTGGACCCAATGGCCATGACCCAGAAGTACGAAGAGCATGTCAGGAACCAGGAGGCCCAGGTGGAGAAGGAGGACTTCAGCGACATGGTGGCCGAGCACGCCGCCAAACAGAAG caaAAGAAGAGGAAGGCCCAGCCCCAAGACACACGAAGTGGTGCCAAGAAATACAAAGAGTTCAAGTTTTAG